The genomic window TTTTATTCTTTAGCAATGCTTTGGCTGCTTTCTCGGCCGGAATATTATACATTGTATTTTTTAGAAAACGTAATAAAATTGCCAGATTAAAAGCTAAAAAAGTGAAAGAAGCCATAGAAATCAAAAAAGAAAATTCGCCTTACCGCGATGGTAAATTCCTGGTTTACTGTTTCTTTTGTATGCTGTTTTCGATCTGTTTTTTCCAGATATTCAGTACATTAACGATATTCTACAAAGATGTTGCAAAACTAAGTCAGCAGAATATCGGCTACATTTTAGGATACAGCGGATTTTTGATCGTATTGCTCGAAATGGGCTTCGTACAGATTGCGGAAAAATATTTCAACCTGGCCGTTACCATGCTTTTGGGAACTTTCATTTGCGGATTTTCGTATGCCATGATGGCTTTTGATCACAGTATCGTTACACTGATAATTTCAATGACGCTGCTTTGTATCGGGGAAATCTGGACACTCCCTTTCATGTCAACCATCACTGCATTAAGATCGGGGGACAACAACAAAGGCGCTTATATGGGGCTCAACGGGATCTCTTTTTCCATTGCTTTTATCGTAACTCCGTATTTGGGGACGATGCTTGCGGAGAAATTCGGTTTCAATGCCTTGTGGATCGGAACAGGAGTTTTGGCGACAGTGATTGCCATTGCATTTTATTTTATCATTCCATGGATGATCGGCGATAAAAAAGAAAAAATATAATTGTTTTTTGGGCGTGTCCCCGGAGATTTTCCAATGCTCATCCAATCCGAAAATCTCCGGGGTCGGGCTGCTTTGGGGTCCGCTTCGCTTCCGTACTCGTTCGTTCCTCACTCGCACCGGCTCCTTCGTCGCCGCCCGCCGCATCCCTCACGTGGGAGAGCCGCAAAAAATATAGCCCTGCCAAGGTTTTAAACCTTGGCAGGGCTATATTTTCATTAAAAAAGAACCATTTATGAAATATTAATCTTTACAGAGTAAAAAGAGAATAATTTTTGCTTTCAATACTTCAATGACAAAGTTCTATTTTTTACTTTCCATATTTTCCGTTTCATTTTTCTTTTCACAGAAGAAAGATTCAGCAACATTGATTTCAGAAGTTCAGATCGATGCTTACAAAAAATCAACGCCTTTTATGGCTTCTACAAAATCGGTTTCGGTAGTTTCTGAACAATTATTAAGTCAAAATACCCCTGAGAGAATGTTGGAATCCATCAACCAGATTGCTGGAGCAAGAATGGAAGAACGCTCTCCCGGAAGCTACCGGATTTCACTTCGCGGAAGTACGCTGAGGTCGCCTTTCGGAGTCCGGAATGTGAAAGTTTATCTGGATGATTTTATTCTATCGGATGCGTCGGGTAATACTTATTTCAATGTGATTTCCCCCGAACTGATCGACAAAATGGAAATCTACAAAGGTCCGGAAAGCGGAGATTACGGAGCGGTAACAGGCGGAACAATCCTTTTGCAGACCAGAAAATCGGATCATCTTTCTGCCAATGTATCGATCGGGAGTTATGGAGCTTTTAACCAGAGTTTTGATTTCTCGAAACAGTTGGGAAAACATTTTGTTGAGATTTTCCAGAATTATTATCAGACGGATTCTTACAGGGAACAATCGGCGGTGGCGCGAAAACAGTTTTTTATCAAAGACAATTTTCAATATTCGGAAAAAGCGTTGTTTAAAGCAATGATTTCATACACAGACCTGAATTACGAAACACCGGGAGGACTGACATTGGAACAGATGCAAGCCAACCGCCAACAGGCCAGACCAGCCACGCCTTCACTTCCTGGAGCTAAAGAACAGGACACAGGAATCCGTAACAAAATGCTTCTGACTGGACTTTCTCATGAGTTTAATTTTAATCAAAATTTTTCTCATTTTATTTTAGTTCAGGGATCGTATGTAGATTTTGAAAATCCGTTTATTACCAACTTTGAGAATCGTTTTGAAAAGAATTTTGCACTAAGAACTCATTTTAATTATGAAAAAAACTGGAACGAAATTTCTTTAGCCTACAGGTTCGGTTTTGAAGGTGGAATAAATGATATTTTGATTAAAAATTACGACAATAATAAAGGTATTGAAGGAAATCCACAGAATTTTGATCAAATTAAATATACTTCCGGATTTTATTTTCTTTCGCAAAAATTAGATTTTAACGAAAAACTTTTCACGGATATTTCAGTGAGCTTAAATTCCAATTCTTACCAATGGGAGAGGCTTTATCCAAGATCACAAGACGGGACGATTAGGTTTAAAAATCAATGGCTTCCTAATTTTGGCATTACTTACCTGTTGGGAAAAGGTTTTTCGGTCAGAGGGAAAATAGGGAAAGGCAATTCTGCGCCTACGAATGAGGAAATCCGCTCATCAAATCAGGAGTTTAATGTGAATCTGGTTCCGGAATCTGGCTGGAATAAAGAAATCGGACTTAGAAAACAATTCGGAAATTCCATTTTTGTGGAAGGAAATTATTTTGATTTCAGGATGAAAAATGCGATCGTGAGAAGGCAGAATGACAGCGGACAGGAATATTTTATCAACTCCGGAGAATCGGTTCAGAAAGGCGTTGAAATTTTGTTGGAGTCGAAAAATTTTAATCTTAAAAATACTATTTTGAGTAATTTCAAATTCAGATTTTCCGGAAGTTTTTACAACTTTAAATTTGAAAATTATCAACAAAATAATACGGATTTTTCAGGAAATGATCTGACAGGAGTTCCAAGAACTACAATAAACAGTTTGCTGAATTTTACCTTATTTAAAAAGATTTCTGTTGACTATTCCCATTTTTATACCTCGAAAATTCCTTTGAATGATGCGAATACTTTTTGGTCAGAATCCAGTTTGATAGGAAATATTCAACTTAGATTTCCTATTGATATTGATAATACCAGATTGAATGTGTTCTTTCAAATTCAAAATCTTTACAATACAGATTATGTCTTGGGTTTTGATAGTAATGCTTTTGGGAATCGCTTCTATAATCCGGCTGCAAAAAGGAATTTTGTTACGGGAATACAGGTTAATTTTTAAAAGCAAAGAGCTATGCCGAAGCATAACTCTTTTCATTAAAATTAATTATTATAATGTGATTTTTTATAGTGCAGGAGGAGCTTCATTCATATTCAATTCTTTTACATAGATTTTAGTATCTGAATAATATCCATAATTAATTGTTCCTTCTTGTTCTGTCAGATTTTGAGTTTTAAGGAAAGAAGCCGGACGATTTGTATATGATGCTGCTTGTTTTGTAACAACGCTTCCTGTAATAGAAACGGGTATTTTGTAGCTTATAGCACCTTTTTGTACCTTTTGAATAGCAACAATATACAATTTCTTATGTGGAGGAATCGTTGGGCTGATCGTTTCACTAATTGTTGTTCCTTTTGTAGTAGTGGTAGTTGTTGTTTTGGATGTGCTTAATGTTGCCTGTACTGATGCTTCTGCTGTTGCCTGCACAAATGGTAACGGAATACTTACACCACCCGGAAGCCCTATATTTCCGGTAGGAGAACTCACCATAATTGATATTTTTGCACCAACATTCAGACCTGCCGCCACAGTAGTACTGTTTGACAAGGTAAGCTGATCACTGAAAGTAAGTGTTTTTGAATATGCAAGAGGATTTGAACTGCTGTTGTAGATGGTTGTAGCACTATATGTTGCCTGGCTGCCATCTTGTACGGGATTAAAACTGTTAATCACCGGTAAAGATGTTTTCACATAAGCTTTAGCACCATTATTTGCCGGACGCACAAGACTTGCATCTGTTTTGTAATCGTTTACGATAACTCCTGTAACATTTCCTCCATATTGATTTTTATATAAAGTGACTATTTTCGGAGCTGTTAAGCCTAACTGTTGAAGGTTGGCAGATGTCAATTCTTCCTGTATTGTAGTGGAGTTTTGTAGTGAAATTTTATTACTTCTGCGTTCGGGCATACTAATCGTTGCAATAAGTTTCAAACCATTTTCCTCAATGAATTTTGCTTCTTCTTTGGCGCTCATGGTTTTTGTAGCCAGTTCTGTTTTCTCTGTCGGCTGAATTTGTTGGATAGTGTCTTCAATCCCATCCTGTTCACATGATGCTAAAAAGAAAGAAACTCCAATGATTCCTAAAACTTTTAATGTAGTTAATTTTTTCATAAGGTTTTTTAATTTAAGTTCTCAAATTTATAAAGATCACAACTAATTGAAATATAAAATTCAAAAAAAAATAATTCACATGATACTTTGTATTATTTATGATTTATTTTATTGATAATTTGATAGTTGGGATTTTGTTTAGTTGAAATTTTTAACAAGTAAATCCCTTAATTTGGAAATAATAAATTAAATTTAGTATAAAATTAAACTCACTTTAAAATACTTTGCAAAATAAGTTCCGCATGAATCCTCGAGTTTTCAATAAACCAAAGATGTGTATCTTTTCCGCCGCAAACAACCCCGGCCAGGTAAAGATTTTTGACATTGGTTTCCATTGTTTCCGGATGATAAAGCGGATTTAAACATTCTCCCTGCAATTCAATACCTGAATTTTTCAGGAATTCAAAGTCAGGAAGATAACCCGTCATTGCCAGAACAAAATCATTTTCTATTTCATTGGTTTGTCCGTTTTCATCTTTAAAAATTACGGTATTTTCCTTTATTTCAGTGATTTCAGAATTAAAATAGGCCTTAATGCTTCCTTCTGCAATTCGGTTTTCGATATCGGGTTTTACCCAATATTTCACACTTTTTGAAATTTCGGAATGACGGATAATCATCGTAACTTCAGCGCCTTTCCTGTACGTTTCCAATGCAGCATCTACCGCCGAATTACTGGAACCAACCACTACAATTTTCTGTTTGGCGTAAGGATAAGGTTCGGTATAATAATGTTTTACTTTTGGAAGATTTTCTCCCGGAATATTCATAAAATTCGGGATATCATAGAAGCCTGTTGAGATTATTACATTTTTAGCTGAATATTTTCCTTTCGTAGTCTCAATGGTAAAGACATCGTTTTCTTTCGTTACTTTCAACACTTTTTCGTAGAGATGAATGTTGATATTTTTTTGTCTTGCAATTCCCTGATAATATTCCAAGGCTTCCTGCCTTCCCGGTTTTGGAGCGGTCGAAATAAACGGAATTTCAGCGATCTCCAATTTCTCTGCAGTAGAGAAAAACCTCATATATAAAGGATAATTGTATAGTGAATTTACGATTGTTCCTTTCTCGATAATTAAATACGTAAGATTATTTTTTTGAGCTTCCAGCGCACAATTCAAACCTATGGGTCCTCCTCCGATGATAAGAATATCCAAAATTTCCATATCACAAAAATACGAAAATGCCTTATACATAAGGTCTTAAATACATAAACAAAAAACTATACTTACAATAATTAAACTCTATTTCACTTACTCTGGAAATTTTGATCAAGCTGGCATTAGTTTTGGTGCTTTCTATCAAATTTAACAGTAAACCGATGAAAAAATTATTTACTTCATTATTAATTCTGAGCATTGTTGCTTGTGAAAAAGATCCCAAGAAACCTATAGAAGACAGGAAGGATTCTACCCAGCAAACTGCCATTGACAGTACAGCGGTGACTCAAAACCCTACTAATAATAAGGATATACTTTTAACGCAGAACAATCAGGAAATTTTACAGGCTTTGAAAAATAAAGACTATAAAAAATTAGCAGAATATATCCATCCGGAGAAAGGAATTCGTTTTTCAATGTACGCGTTTGTAAATCCTAAAGAAGACAAGCACTTTTCAAAAACAGATTTCGAAAAATATGAGCCTACCAAAACGCTTTTCACCTGGGGAGCAATGGACGGTTCGGGAGAATTATATAAAGCCACAATTGATGACTATCTTACAAAATGGGTGTATTCAAAAGATTTTGTAACGGGGCAGACTTCATTAAATGAATTCTTAGGAAAAGGAAATTCGCTGAATAATTTAAAGAAAATTTATCCTAATGCAGATTTTGTAGAAAACTTTATCAAAGGTTCCGAAGCCAATGCCGAAATGGACTGGAAAACGCTTCGCCTGGTCTTTGAAGAATATCAGGGGAAATATTATTTAGTTGGTGTTGTGAATGATCAGTGGACGATTTAATATGAATTAACCACAAAAGGCACAAAAGATTTTTACACATTAGCTTATTTGAAGTTAAAAACTAACTGCAAAGAAGAACACATAGTTTTGAAAATCTTTGATTTCTCAATTGATCTAAATGTTTTCAAAGGTTTAAATTGTCTTAAGTGTTCTTCTAATGTATAAAAATCTTTTGTGCCTTTTGTGGTTAAATATAATTAATCTAAAATTTCAACCAATTTTTCAGTCAGGTTTTTTCTTGAAAATTGCTGAATGTTCTGTGTGTTTTCAAGAAGATTTCCATTTTTCCAGAGTTCAAATTTTTCGAGGATAAAATTTTTAATCGTTTCAGAATCGCTGTAACTGAAGTGTTTTCCGGCTTTAGTCTCATTTAAAATTTCGGCAACATCGGCATCATTGGGTCCGAAAGAAATAATTTGTTTTCCGGTGGCCAGATATTCGAAAATTTTCCCGGGAATAATTCCTTTCGACGATTCGTTCGGAAAGTTTGTTATTAATAAAAGGGAAGATTTCGCCATCTCATCAATAGCTTTGTCATGCGAAAGATAACCCAAATTCAGGATATGATTTTTTAAAGCAGAATTTTCAATTGAGTTTAAAATTTTCTCATCAATTCTTCCGGCAAATTTTAAGGTGAAATTTTCTGCAAAATCAGCATTGGTTTTCACCAAATCATCTAAAGTTTTCCAAAGGTTTTCCGGATTTCTCAACTGTTCCAGTACCCCGATATAGCTCAGTATGAATCTTTGTTTGAGGGTTTGAGAGTCTGAGGATTTGGCTGTTTTTGAAGCATCAGATTCATCAAAACCATTTGTGATACAAACTGCATTGGCTCCATTTTTTTTGAAATTTTCCGCGTCGGTGTAGCTTGTGGCTAAAGTAATATCTGCATTTTTAAAAACATCACTTTCGAGCTGTCGGTGTTTTTTGTCGGAGTTTTTGGTGAGTTTTAAATGTTTGTAATATGAAATTTCCGTCCACGGATCACGGAAATCGGCAATCCATTTTAAATGGGGAAGTTTCTTTTTTAAGTTTAAACCAATTAAATGCAGAGAATGCGGCGGCCCTGAAGTGACAACCACATCGATTTTATTTTCTTTTAAATAATTTTCTAAAAATTTTACAGAAGGCTTTACCCAAAAAACTCTGGCATCGGGGATGAAAAAATTCCCTCTTACCCAAATCGAAAGCTTAGATTTCCAGCTTTGGTTTTTCCCGACATCAAACTGTCCGGCTTTGAATTTTTTGTTGCTTTTATTGAGCTTTTCGGCCAATTGATAAGGTTCCCAGATCTTTGTCTTTACAATTTCAATATCTTTTGGAACATCTTTGATCAGACTCTCATCCAGCAAAGGGTAACTCGGATTTTCCGGTGTATAGATCACCGGTTTCCATCCGAATTCGGGTAAATATTTTGCAAATTTCAACCACCTTTGAACACCAGGACCTCCCGCGGGAGGCCAGTAATAGGTGATGATCAATATTTTTTTTTGAGAACTCATTATACTTATTTTAAACACAAAAGAGGCAAAAGACTTTATTACTTTTCAGTTTTTCTTTTGTCTCTTTTGCGGTAAATAGAATAAATTCCAAAACCACTCAACAGAATAAACAATCCGAAGCAAAGAAGAGAAATCCATTTTCCTTTTTCAATAACTTCTGGTTCGAAGATCATTCTTACGTGATGCTTTCCTGCAGGAACATGAACTGCCCGAAGCAAGTAATCTGCCTTGATATAAGGAACTTCTTTTTCATCTACGAAGACTTTCCATCCGTGAGGATAATAAATCTCAGAAAACACAGCCAATTGCGGAGTTTTTGATTCAGATCTGAACTCCAGTTCGTTCGGCTGATATTTTGTTAAATTAATAAATGCCGTAGAGTCTGCCTGAACAGGTTTTCCGTCAAAATATTTTTTATCTGAAGAAGCGATAACAGCGGTTTTTTTACTGTCAATTACTCCAATTGCTTTAATTTCTTGGTTAGGAGAATCTACAAACTTAAGGTCACTTACAAACCATGCATTTCCGTTTGCTTTTGGATTCGGGATTGCTTGAGGCTGTTCCGGTCCGCCTACAACCCAGTATTTAGCATTTAATAAATTCAGGATATTCGGAACTTTTACAGAATCCATTACCTGGAAATATTCATTGATCACATCGTCGTATCTTCTCAATTTTACGGCGTGATATCCTCCGATGGAAGATTTAAAATAAGAAGTATTCGTCTCACTGAATGTCCCTAAAATATTGTTGAAAACTCTGTAATGCGTTTTATCTTTTTCTGCAATGGTTTCCAGGGTTTTGTTAACGTTTACATTCGCTAAAATAGATTCAAGGTTCGGATTTTCCTGCACTTTTTCGGCCATAAGATCTGAGCTTTCGGTCTGGAAAGGATTTTCCGCAAAGATTTTATCAACGTAGTTTTCATCATTCAGATAACGTTTGTTTACTGTCCAGAGATCAAATAAACTTACGGCTCCGATGATGATTAATGCAATATTCTGATTTAATTTTTGCTTTAAACTCAAGAATAAAACTCCGGCTGCAATAGCGATATAAATAAATGCTTTGATCGCATCAATTTTAAATAATTTAAATCTTTCA from Chryseobacterium wanjuense includes these protein-coding regions:
- a CDS encoding MFS transporter → MLALVMLINRSGSMVLPFLGVYMTNHLHFSIENTGIVLSFFGIGSVLGSWLGGFITDKIGEYKVQSFSLLLSVPLFCLIPVFKTEVGVAAIILLQSIVSDSFRPANSVAITKYAKPENITRAFSLNRMAVNLGFSIGPALGGILSAISYEFLFFSNALAAFSAGILYIVFFRKRNKIARLKAKKVKEAIEIKKENSPYRDGKFLVYCFFCMLFSICFFQIFSTLTIFYKDVAKLSQQNIGYILGYSGFLIVLLEMGFVQIAEKYFNLAVTMLLGTFICGFSYAMMAFDHSIVTLIISMTLLCIGEIWTLPFMSTITALRSGDNNKGAYMGLNGISFSIAFIVTPYLGTMLAEKFGFNALWIGTGVLATVIAIAFYFIIPWMIGDKKEKI
- a CDS encoding ETX/MTX2 family pore-forming toxin, encoding MKKLTTLKVLGIIGVSFFLASCEQDGIEDTIQQIQPTEKTELATKTMSAKEEAKFIEENGLKLIATISMPERRSNKISLQNSTTIQEELTSANLQQLGLTAPKIVTLYKNQYGGNVTGVIVNDYKTDASLVRPANNGAKAYVKTSLPVINSFNPVQDGSQATYSATTIYNSSSNPLAYSKTLTFSDQLTLSNSTTVAAGLNVGAKISIMVSSPTGNIGLPGGVSIPLPFVQATAEASVQATLSTSKTTTTTTTKGTTISETISPTIPPHKKLYIVAIQKVQKGAISYKIPVSITGSVVTKQAASYTNRPASFLKTQNLTEQEGTINYGYYSDTKIYVKELNMNEAPPAL
- a CDS encoding glycosyltransferase family protein, translating into MSSQKKILIITYYWPPAGGPGVQRWLKFAKYLPEFGWKPVIYTPENPSYPLLDESLIKDVPKDIEIVKTKIWEPYQLAEKLNKSNKKFKAGQFDVGKNQSWKSKLSIWVRGNFFIPDARVFWVKPSVKFLENYLKENKIDVVVTSGPPHSLHLIGLNLKKKLPHLKWIADFRDPWTEISYYKHLKLTKNSDKKHRQLESDVFKNADITLATSYTDAENFKKNGANAVCITNGFDESDASKTAKSSDSQTLKQRFILSYIGVLEQLRNPENLWKTLDDLVKTNADFAENFTLKFAGRIDEKILNSIENSALKNHILNLGYLSHDKAIDEMAKSSLLLITNFPNESSKGIIPGKIFEYLATGKQIISFGPNDADVAEILNETKAGKHFSYSDSETIKNFILEKFELWKNGNLLENTQNIQQFSRKNLTEKLVEILD
- a CDS encoding TonB-dependent receptor, whose amino-acid sequence is MTKFYFLLSIFSVSFFFSQKKDSATLISEVQIDAYKKSTPFMASTKSVSVVSEQLLSQNTPERMLESINQIAGARMEERSPGSYRISLRGSTLRSPFGVRNVKVYLDDFILSDASGNTYFNVISPELIDKMEIYKGPESGDYGAVTGGTILLQTRKSDHLSANVSIGSYGAFNQSFDFSKQLGKHFVEIFQNYYQTDSYREQSAVARKQFFIKDNFQYSEKALFKAMISYTDLNYETPGGLTLEQMQANRQQARPATPSLPGAKEQDTGIRNKMLLTGLSHEFNFNQNFSHFILVQGSYVDFENPFITNFENRFEKNFALRTHFNYEKNWNEISLAYRFGFEGGINDILIKNYDNNKGIEGNPQNFDQIKYTSGFYFLSQKLDFNEKLFTDISVSLNSNSYQWERLYPRSQDGTIRFKNQWLPNFGITYLLGKGFSVRGKIGKGNSAPTNEEIRSSNQEFNVNLVPESGWNKEIGLRKQFGNSIFVEGNYFDFRMKNAIVRRQNDSGQEYFINSGESVQKGVEILLESKNFNLKNTILSNFKFRFSGSFYNFKFENYQQNNTDFSGNDLTGVPRTTINSLLNFTLFKKISVDYSHFYTSKIPLNDANTFWSESSLIGNIQLRFPIDIDNTRLNVFFQIQNLYNTDYVLGFDSNAFGNRFYNPAAKRNFVTGIQVNF
- a CDS encoding YpdA family putative bacillithiol disulfide reductase, whose protein sequence is MEILDILIIGGGPIGLNCALEAQKNNLTYLIIEKGTIVNSLYNYPLYMRFFSTAEKLEIAEIPFISTAPKPGRQEALEYYQGIARQKNINIHLYEKVLKVTKENDVFTIETTKGKYSAKNVIISTGFYDIPNFMNIPGENLPKVKHYYTEPYPYAKQKIVVVGSSNSAVDAALETYRKGAEVTMIIRHSEISKSVKYWVKPDIENRIAEGSIKAYFNSEITEIKENTVIFKDENGQTNEIENDFVLAMTGYLPDFEFLKNSGIELQGECLNPLYHPETMETNVKNLYLAGVVCGGKDTHLWFIENSRIHAELILQSILK